The segment TAAGAGTGACCTCTGCAGTGTGATGACATTGTGCCAGGTGAGGTAGGAAGCAGTTTTTTTCAAGAGGGTGTGTGGAAAGGAGAGGGCGGGGTTCCCAGGTTAAGTAGGAATTTCTTTTGAATGTACTGCTCCTATAGAGAATAATCCCCCAGTCAGACTCACCCCATGCTGGATTGCTTTCCTCCTTTTCAGCAGGAGGAGGGGCTTGGCTTTcgtttgtgtgtgcatttgaaAAGACAAATCAAGAAGGGTTACCTTGCAAAACCCCTCTTCACCTCCCTCCCATTCCTACCAAGCCACATTTGATCATTTTAATCTCCCCTCAACACGTGAGCAAGGGGACAGGCCTTTCCTGAAACTTGGCACACACTGCAGGGTGGGGTAACCGGCTTAGACCGGATTGACAAACTCCCTATTTAATACCATTCCCTCACAGCCGTGCATGTGTCCTACTCCTCCTctagtgtgtttttttccactttGGCCTATCCTCGGCAGTCCCTTGTCCCCCCTCCCTCTGTGTGCACTACTGAGTGCACACACCGCACAGTTTGGCCCTGCTCTGCCCTGAACATACTcgcttctcttttctttttgtgtctTCTCCATCTGCCTATGCAGACAGCAGACCTTCTCCCCTCTCACTCTCAACTAGCTATGATTTAAGCTATACAAAACTCATCACAGTCAACATTGAGATACCGTAGCACGACACCCCATATATTTCAGTGTAGTATCATGTAATAAGGTAGCTTACATCATGTATAAGTTAAAGTATAGCATATTATTTCCAGATAATAACTGAAGCAAACTTCTACACTgttgagtttatatatatatactatttaCACAATTCTGACATTATGATCTTAGTGTCTTGTCCTTGAACTagagtatattatatattattattacaatattattattgtataatataataatatattattacattaataacCCTATTTAACGTAAGCTTCTATTGTTTTGAACTGCCGATGTAATTTCAGTCGGTGGTCTTTTGacttaatgtatatttaaaaaaacgacCGTTAGACCACTGTCTGCTTGCTTCTCTTTGTCTGTGTCACATTTGCATTAGCAACTTGACGATAATAACTCAAAGGCTGGTTTGCCTCAAAAGGAAGTGAGATTTTAGAAAGAAACAGGTCTGAAGTAAGAAAAACTGCCAGCAGAAGAGGAACAAGAAACTGCAGTTACTCCATTCTCAGAATTTGCATGATGCTATCTCAATAGACTACTGAGGTGTTGCTGACCTATCATAGATTAGTCTCATTCTTATACTAGTCTTCATAAGTATTTTTCTGTTCATGATGCACAAACTCGGCCATCTTACATATCTGCAAAGGCTCTCAAACCGAAAattgtaaaatacattttcctTTACAGACCAGCAAAGACAGTTGACTGACCAATCATAGCTTATATTTTTCTGACAGAAGACAGATCCAAATGTCTCCAAACCCCCACCTTAGACTGAAGCCACATCGTGTTTTTCCTTCACAGACAGGCAGACGGATAGACGGCAGGACGGAGACCCGGGTGGCGGCTGCGATTGGCGGCTCGACGGCAGGCTGGTGGAAGATGTCGTCGGGCGCCGGTGGGCGGGCATGTGAGGCAGAAGAGGGCCCTGTGGGCATTCCTTTTCCTGAACACAGCGCTGACCTGCTAGAAGGCTTGAACCGGCAGCGGCTCAGCGGCCTGCTGTGTGATGTGCTGCTGGTGGTACAGGAGCGTGAGTTCCCTGCTCACCGCTCGGTTCTAGCTTCCTGCAGCTCCTACTTCCACAAACTCTTTACCTCAGGCCTGGCTGCCGAGCGCCAGAGTGTTTACGCACTGGACTTTGTGCGTGCTGAGGCGCTTGCAGCACTGCTGGACTTCGCCTACACAGCCACACTCACCGTAAGCCGAAGCAGTGTAGGTGACATCCTGAGTGCTGCCCGTCTGCTTGAGATCTCACCTGTCCAAGATGTCTGCACACACCTGCTTGACACCAAAGTGCTCTCCCTACCGGTTGGTCaacttttttttgaataaagagATGCCATGTTGGAGTAGAGATATTATCTTTTAGAAGATTCTTTCTTTAAATGGATATATTTTATAGACTTAGAGCTTAATTTACATCTGTGTGGTTTTAGAATTCAGTTTTTGTTtggataaattttttattactaCCTCAACAACTAGCCTTAGACTTTCATTACAAAAGAATTTTGAGTCAATTTTGGATATACACGGAAATGTAACAACATTTTTGTCTGTGGAGCAAATATCATATCATTTGGGTGTACATTTCGATTTTGTCATTTGTAAGTACTTTTTTAGCTTCTACAAAAAGCACGGCTGTTATTAATTGTAACATTATGGACCTGCTTTCTGTTCTCAGTCGGGCAGCGAGCGAAAAGATGATGAGCTGGAAGAGGATGGAGAGTGTGGACAGAGCAGCCGAGAGCAGGGCAACCGGCTACGCGCTCGCGAGTACCTGGAATTCTTCCAGCGAGGGGCACACTGGAGCAGCAGCTGCAGTACGCCAGAGCTCAGGGACTTGCCCGCACACCTGCACTTTAGCCATCGCAACGGCGCTGACAGCAATGGCACGCCGTCTAACTACTTCCCTCCCCCAGGCCCAGGGCTGGCGATTCACCCTCCACCGGACCCAGAGGATGACCATGATGAGCAGCAGGACACCAAGGACATGCTGATCTGGACTCGAGGGAATGGCACTGAAGCGCTTTCACGCTTCTATGCCCCATCATCACAGAATGGACACTTCTACCTCCATCAAACCGAACCCAAGGCAGAGCGGGAAGCAGAGGCAGACCGCGAGGTGGAAAGAGGGCCTGCCAGCGCTCTCCTGCAGCAGATGATGGACTCTATAGAACGGCAGAAAGAGCGGCCAGCGGGGGCTGAAAACGAGGGTGCTGATGGAGATGAGCATGACGTGGAGTTTTACTTGAAGTACTTTAACAGCATGCAGCGTGAGGAGACAGCGGTTCCACTGTGGGCTTCAGTGCGTGGTGGAGAAGGTAGAGGCACTGGAGGTCAACCCAGCACAGGGAACGCTGGTGGTGAGAGAAAAATGCGCTCCAAGGCCTTTCAGAAGTGCCCTATTTGCTCCAAGGTCATCCAGGGTGCTGGCAAGCTACCCCGCCATATCCGCAcgcacactggagagaagccctATGAGTGTGCCATCTGCAAAGTGCGCTTCACCAGGTGAGTTAACCAACAACTTATTTAACAGTAAGAGTTATCAGAGGTTTATCCTTCCATTTAAACAAGTGTCTTAGTGGAGACACATACTTTGGAAATGGGGACAAGCCAGTTCACAATTCACTTTCTAAAGCAAAGAATCGCCACGGTAGTATCAttcctttttaaacaaaatgcctttataaagaaacagctTAAGTAGCTAAGTGCCATATTTCCCTTTGGTGATTGGTTGTAGTTTTCTCTTTTAAGGCAACACAATAGAGTTATTTCTTATTGAGTCACCCTACAAAACACAACTCTTTATGTGTTtgtatttctacattttggtcTAATGTCAcacctttttattaaaatcaatatATTCTAGGTAGCGCTGTCAATAGatacattttaatgcattaatcACTATGCTGTTGCCGAATTAACATGGTAATACATACCTTGACGTAAGTATCatcaaaatgccttttttttcattttcagtggttaatacaaatacatATGTCAATCCTGATTGATGGAATGTGCTGCTATACCCAGGTACTTACTCATGATTGAAGTTCTTGACATGATCATAAGGTGGGTCACCTGTGGCAGTCCTGATAACATCTCGAAGTTGTAGATTAGCAAATGGAGCAAGTTCTAAGAGCAGCGTTAGAATCTGGGAATTCTGGTCCTAGAATTCGTCTAATTTAAATTTACCCTTTGGTAGTTAAAGTAATTTAAAGGGatgttatttgtttaatgtgttggattttttataaatttttaataatttaattaagtgCTAGTTTGGCAGTAGTGGCTCGAACAGTGCTATCTGCCCAGGGACGCTGTGTCCAAGTTGACCATGCATTCTGACCCCAGGTTCTTAACTggaatatgcaaaataaaaattattttactgtgCTATAAGGTACATCTGAAAAATAACTTAATCTTAATGATTACTGTTGACAgctctatatatttttaaatcagataaaaatactatattttcatgaaaaaaagaagaatttttaaacattattagaaaaaaaaaaaaaaacttttttttccttcgccTGAGTGATTAAGAACACTTAAGCAATAGTTCAAGTCTTTCTGTTTTACTATAGAATAAATATGGGGTGACAAAAAGGCTTTTAGTCATTCATCAACATTGGGGAAGATTAGAGAATACACAAATGAAACGAGATAAAGTGTCTCTAAATCCACAATTAGATACCATCTCCAAAGCATaccagaagaaacccacaaaCATAACTGTCTGGTTCAATAAACACTACGAAAACTCTGACTGAAACCagttctatatactgtataaggatcTTGAAATACCTATAATGTTGGTTAACTATGATCtaggttattttttatataaaaattaaacaatgatCAAATAATCAAGCAGGGGCccaattattggcctgcatcaagtaaAGATAACATTTCAATTACTAAAATTTGCTTAAAATTATTTGATCCATTAATAAAACCAGGGAGGATAGTGGTGCTCCATCAACTTCATGAAAAAATGACTAATGACAGGGTTCACAGATCACTTAgatgcttggtgaagttgcattacAAAAAACGGCTACAGTACAAATCACAGCTATGTGTAACGGTAAGAGTAAGAGCCTTTTCAAACAATATGAGGACTCACAGGACTAGAACTAAAAAGCTGTGTTGCCATAAGAACAACATTCACTAGTGAGACTTAaatttgctaggaagcataaagactggactttggagcaatgcaTAAAAGTAATGTGGTGTGAGGTGTCCAGATTAACCCTATTCCATCACAATTGGTGCATCAGCGTAAGAAGGGATGTgcaataagaagaagaatattcaattatttgtcacatgtattttacagcacagtgaaatgtcttcttcgcatatcccaattaggaaactggggtcagagcgcagggtcagccagcttacagcgcccctggagcatatagggttaagggccttgctcaagggctccacagtggcaacttggcgatgctggggctcgaacccccgaccttccgatcagtaacccagtaacccacagccttaaccaactgagccaacaCTGCCCCAATAAGCGCATCATGCAGAGTGGCCACTGTGCAGGCCTctggtgttatgatctggggttgctttaattgggcaggtctaggctcagcaacattatgtttcaataaaattatatcagcTGACT is part of the Clarias gariepinus isolate MV-2021 ecotype Netherlands chromosome 15, CGAR_prim_01v2, whole genome shotgun sequence genome and harbors:
- the zbtb7a gene encoding zinc finger and BTB domain-containing protein 7A, whose product is MSSGAGGRACEAEEGPVGIPFPEHSADLLEGLNRQRLSGLLCDVLLVVQEREFPAHRSVLASCSSYFHKLFTSGLAAERQSVYALDFVRAEALAALLDFAYTATLTVSRSSVGDILSAARLLEISPVQDVCTHLLDTKVLSLPSGSERKDDELEEDGECGQSSREQGNRLRAREYLEFFQRGAHWSSSCSTPELRDLPAHLHFSHRNGADSNGTPSNYFPPPGPGLAIHPPPDPEDDHDEQQDTKDMLIWTRGNGTEALSRFYAPSSQNGHFYLHQTEPKAEREAEADREVERGPASALLQQMMDSIERQKERPAGAENEGADGDEHDVEFYLKYFNSMQREETAVPLWASVRGGEGRGTGGQPSTGNAGGERKMRSKAFQKCPICSKVIQGAGKLPRHIRTHTGEKPYECAICKVRFTRQDKLKVHMRKHTGEKPYLCTQCGAAFAHNYDLKNHMRVHTGLRPYQCSSCFKTFVRSDHLHRHLKKDGCNGIPSRRGRKPRVREPDVLEAPLEPTGAGPRSARGQLHPEEEDEEDEDGIGVVVMEDAPESRTHSPLADKEARGDATARQRDATMP